The Stigmatella aurantiaca DW4/3-1 genome contains the following window.
CACGAAGAGCAGCACCAGGTTGTCGGCCATCACCAGCGTCAGCATCATCGCGACGAACAGGTTGAGGTACGCGAAGTACCGCCAGTACCCGTCATCGTGCTCCATGTAGCTGGTGGAGTAGAGGTGGATGAGGAAGCCCACCCCGGTGATGACCAGCATCAACGTGCCGGAGAGGTGATCCACCAGCAGCCCGAAGTTCACGCGGAACTCGCCCGCGCTGAACCATGTGCCCAGGTCCGCCCAGATGGCGTGGCTGGTGCGGAAGCCGCCAAAGGTGTCCGGCACGGAGGGCGCGCCACTGCTCGTGGCCCAGAAGGCCAGCAGCGAGAGCACGAAGGAGCCCGCCACCGCCGCGCAGGCCACCAGGTGCACGTTCTCGCGGCCCAGCCGCCGGCCGAACAGGCCGCACACGAAGGCCCCCAGCAGCGGCAGTGCGATGATCATCCACAGGGAGGGCGCCAGGAGGATGGGGGCGATGGGGGCGCTGTTGAAGAGGTCGTTGAGGGCCATGCGAGAGCTTTCGGCGGAAGGGGGACCGCGTCAGTGCTTCATCGTCTTGATTTCATCGATGTTGACGCTGCCTCGGCTGCGGAAGACGGCGATGACGATGGCCAGCCCCATGGCCGCCTCCGCCGCCGCCACCGCGATGACGAAGAAGGCCGACACGTGGCCCGCGCTGTCGCCGCGCATCCGCGCGAAGGCCAGGAAGGTCAGGTTCGCCGCGTTCAGCATCAACTCCACGCACATGAAGACGATCAGCGCGTTGCGGCGCACCAGGACGCCGAACATGCCCAGGCAGAACAGGGCGGCGGCGAGGAAGAGGTAGTACGAGATGGGAACCATGGTGCCCTTCGGCGGCCCGGCGGGCCCGCCTTCTTGAGTTGTCCGCGGTGTGGCTTCAGATCCGCGACTTGGCGACGACCACCGAGCCGACCATCGAGACCAGCAGCAGCAGGCTCACCGCTTCAAAGGGAAACAGCCACGAGCTGAAGATGGCCTTGCCAATCGTCTCCAGCGTTCCGAAGGTTTGCGCCTGCGCGCCCAGGTCCGCCACGGTGGAGGGCAGCCGCTCCAGGGTGATCGCCAGGGCCGCGAACAGCCCCAAGGCCGTCGCGCCGCCGATGATGCGCGTGAGCGTCAGCCGGGGACCGGGGGGCTCTTCTCCCAGGTTCAGCAGCATGATGACGAACAGGAAGAGCACCATGATGGCGCCCGCGTACACGAGCACCTGCATCACCGCCAGCGTGTGCGCCCACAGCAGCACGTAGATGCCGGCGAGGAAGAAGAACGTGGACACCAGCGCCATGGCCGAGTGGATGGGGCTCTTGGCGAAGATGACCACCGCGGCGGAAAACAGCGTCAGGAACGCGAACGCTCCGAAGAGGGCTTGCTCGATGTTCATGACCAGTCTCCGAACGCGCCCCAGGGCTTGTCGCCGAACGGGCAGCGCTTCTCGTGGATGTGCGCCTCGAACTCGGCGCGGAACCGCATGAGGAAAGAGTGCGTGGGCAGCGCCGCGGCGTCGCCCAGCGCGCAGATGGTATTGCCCAGGCCCATGGGGGGGTAGGGCGCGATGGACGAGGCCACGTGGCTGAGCATCTCGATGTCCGCCATCTCGCCGCGGCCCTCTTCGATTTTTCGCAGCAGCCGCGTCTGCCACGGCGTGCCCTCGCGGCATGGGGTGCACTGGCCGCAGGACTCTTCCGCGTAGAAGCGCGCCACGCGCCACAGGCAGCGCACCATGCACGAGGTGTCGTCCATGACGAT
Protein-coding sequences here:
- the nuoK gene encoding NADH-quinone oxidoreductase subunit NuoK; this translates as MVPISYYLFLAAALFCLGMFGVLVRRNALIVFMCVELMLNAANLTFLAFARMRGDSAGHVSAFFVIAVAAAEAAMGLAIVIAVFRSRGSVNIDEIKTMKH
- a CDS encoding NADH-quinone oxidoreductase subunit J family protein; amino-acid sequence: MNIEQALFGAFAFLTLFSAAVVIFAKSPIHSAMALVSTFFFLAGIYVLLWAHTLAVMQVLVYAGAIMVLFLFVIMLLNLGEEPPGPRLTLTRIIGGATALGLFAALAITLERLPSTVADLGAQAQTFGTLETIGKAIFSSWLFPFEAVSLLLLVSMVGSVVVAKSRI